The genomic interval CTCGTACAAAACTCGCCATCGTGGCCCCCCGCAAGTGCCCAGTGTGCGAACGATTCGAATAAGTCGAAAACAGATTCGCCATCCTAGGCGGCCCTACTGACACACGGTCCCGGCGGCCGGGACCTTGCCCTCCAGCAGGTACGCGTTCACAGCGCCCTGTACGCACGGGTCGTCGCTGTTGTACGCCCCGTGCCCCTCGCCCCTGTACGTCAGTTCGATGCCGACGCCCTTGCCCAGCTCTTCGGCCATCTTCCGGGCGCCCGCGTAGGGCGTCGCCGGGTCGCCGGTGTTGCCGATCACGAGGATGGGGGCCGAGCCGGGCGCGCGTACGTCGGGGGTGTCCCACTCCCCGTCCACCGGCCACTGCGAGCAGCCCGACAGGCCCCAGCCGAGGAAGTCGCCGAAGACGGGGGAGACCTTGCGGAACTCGGGGAGCTTCGCCTTGGTCTGCTCAAGGTCGTGACGCGCCTTGTAGTCCACGCAGTTGATGGAGGCGTTCGCCGCACCGATGTTGCTGTACGAGCCGTCGGGGCTGCGGCCGTTCAGGGAGTCGGAGAGGGTGAGGAGCAGCTCGCCGTTGCCGCCGTCCGCCTCGTCGAGGCCCTGTTCCAGGTACTGCCAGTAGTCCTGGGAGTACAGAGTCTGGATGATTCCGTTGGCGGCGTGGGACTGCGTCAGCCGGCGTTCACCGATGCCCTTGACGGGCTTCTGGTCGAGCCGCTTGATGAGGTCGGCGATGAACTCCTCGATCTCCTTCACGGTGCGGCCGGGCAGCGCGCATTCCTCGCCCCTGTCGACACAGTCCTGGGCGAAGTTGTCGAGGGCGAGCTGGAAGCCCCTGGTCTGGCCTAGTGAACCCTGTTCGGAGGACTTGGTGGGGTCGACGACGGCGTCGAAGACCGCCCTGCCGACTCTCCTGGGGAACAAGTGGGCGTAGACGCCGCCCAGTTCGGTGCCGTACGAGATGCCGAAGTAGTACAGCTTGTTGTCGCCGAGGACCTGGCGCATGAGGTCCAGGTCGCGCGCGGCATTGGTGGTCCCGACGTACGGGAGCTCGTCGCCCGAGTTCTCCTCGCAGGCGGAGGCGTACTCCGCGAGGCTCTCGGTGAAGGCCTTCTCCTCGGTGGCATCGTCCGGGGTGCTGTCCTGGGCGTAGTACTCGTCGAGCTGCTCGTCGTCGTAGCACTCGATACCGACGCTGCGGCCGACTCCGCGCGGGTCGAAACCGACCAGGTCGTAGCGGGAGCGCAGCTTCTCGTAGTTGGCGGCCAGGGAGGGCAGGCCGGTCACTCCGGAGACGCCGGGGCCTCCGAAGTTGAAGATGAGGGAGCCGATGCGGTTCTTGGTGTCGCGGGCCTTGACACGGATGAGTGCCAGCTCGATCGTTTCGCCGTCCGGCTTCGCGTAGTCGCGCGGGACGTTCATGAAGGAGCACTGCCACTTGCTGCCGCCGGGGAGGGGCGAGGGCGCGTCGCCGCCGCCCTCCGCGGCGGACGGGGCGGGGCAGTCTTTCCAGTCCAGCTTCTGGCCGGCGAGGTCCTGCTCCGCTCCGTCCCCGTTCCCGTCCTTGTCGCCGTTGTCGGAGCATCCGGCGACGGACAGGAGCACGGCGGCGGTGAAGACGGCCGTGGCGCGCAGGACGGGGGAGGTGGCCATGGATCCATCGTGCGACGGGGCGCGGGAGCGTGCCGCTCCGGGAGCGCCATTCGGGACGCGCCCGGTTTGTACGAAGTGACGATGCGAAGTGACGCGACGCGAAGTGACGCGACGCGAGGTGACTGGATACGCAGTGACTAGAGGTAGCCCTTGCGCGTCAGGTGGTTGAAGAACAGCCAGCCAGGCAGCACCGGCAGCCAGAACGTCAGCAGCCGGTACAGCAGTACGGAAGGGGACGCGATCTCGAAAGGCAGCCCCGCGAAGGTCAGAGCCGCGATGAGCGCGCCCTCGACCGCGCCGATACCGCCGGGCGTCGGAACGGCGGACCCCAGCGCATTGGCGGTCAGGAAGACCACCGCGATGGTCGCGTAGCTCAGCCGGGCGTCGCTGTCGAAGGCGCGGATCGACGCGTCCAGGCACATCACGAAGGCCGCGGTGAGCAGCACCATCCCGCCGATACCGGTGATCAGCTTCTGCGGCCGCTGGAGTACGTCGAGCATGCGCGGCACCACACCCGCGAACAACGACCGCACCCGCGTCGCCACGAACTT from Streptomyces spiramyceticus carries:
- a CDS encoding alpha/beta hydrolase; the protein is MATSPVLRATAVFTAAVLLSVAGCSDNGDKDGNGDGAEQDLAGQKLDWKDCPAPSAAEGGGDAPSPLPGGSKWQCSFMNVPRDYAKPDGETIELALIRVKARDTKNRIGSLIFNFGGPGVSGVTGLPSLAANYEKLRSRYDLVGFDPRGVGRSVGIECYDDEQLDEYYAQDSTPDDATEEKAFTESLAEYASACEENSGDELPYVGTTNAARDLDLMRQVLGDNKLYYFGISYGTELGGVYAHLFPRRVGRAVFDAVVDPTKSSEQGSLGQTRGFQLALDNFAQDCVDRGEECALPGRTVKEIEEFIADLIKRLDQKPVKGIGERRLTQSHAANGIIQTLYSQDYWQYLEQGLDEADGGNGELLLTLSDSLNGRSPDGSYSNIGAANASINCVDYKARHDLEQTKAKLPEFRKVSPVFGDFLGWGLSGCSQWPVDGEWDTPDVRAPGSAPILVIGNTGDPATPYAGARKMAEELGKGVGIELTYRGEGHGAYNSDDPCVQGAVNAYLLEGKVPAAGTVCQ